The Laspinema palackyanum D2c region CCGTGGCGAATGTGGCGATCGAGCATAAAGCTGATTAAGGCCCGTTCTAAGGCTGCACCGGCCCCAATCAGGCTGATAAAGCGACTTTGGGCAATTTTCACCCCGCGCTCAAAGTCGATAATCCCCATTTGTTCGCCAATTTCCCAGTGGGGGCGAATTTGGTCATGTTTTGGGAGATATTCGTCACCCCAGCGCCGCACTTCGACGTTTTCGGTTTCGCTTTTACCCACGGGGGTGGAGTCGCTGGGGAGGTTGGGGAGGTTTAAGAGGAGGTTGTCGAGTTCGGCTTTGAGTTCTCTTTCTCGGGGTTCGAGTTCGCTCAGTTGCGCTTTGAGTTGGTTGCCTTCTTCTTTTAAGGTTTGAATGGCGGGGTCATCGGGGTTGCTGCCGGATTTCATCTGTTGACCGATCAGCTTGCCGATTTCGTTACTGCGGGCTTGAAGAAGCGATCGCTGGGTCTCTAATTCTCTCCCGGTGCGATCTAAGTCTAATATCGGCTGTAAATCATAGCCTTCCCCTCGGCGATTCAGGCGTTCCTGGATGGTTTCTGGATTTTCTCGGATTTGTTTAATATCGAGCACGAATGTTCCTCTGTTTTGGCGCGTTAGTTTTGGTTACTCTAGTCTGGCAGGGCGTCGGTTGGGGAGGCAGTTGCCGCAATTCCCCAACTCAAGCTGGAATGCCGACCTTGAACCGTGAAGTTCAGGCATTTTCTAATAAGTTTTATATCTTATCATTGCTGATTCAAGGATTAAAATGATTTAATTTTGAGGACAATTGACTGATTCAGTGGGCTGGGCTTAAAAACAGTTCAAAACCCTTCATTATATCATGGGCTGTCTGGGTATCATCTACCCATTCTCTGGAAATTTGAAGGGTTAAGCAGTGGCCGTCTTAGCAGTTAGGAGTCGTGGTATGGTATGTTCTGGCTGGGGGCATCAAACAGGGGCGGTTCATAATGGGGTTGGAAAGGGGGAATTTCAATCCTAAATTCGGTGCCATATCCGGGGGTTGAAGAACAATGCAATTGTCCTTTATGTTTTTCGACAACTATTTGATAACTAATGGATAATCCTAACCCGGTAGCACTGCCGACGGGTTTGGTGGTAAAAAAGGGTTCAAATAAGCGACGACGGACGGTTTCGGTCATGCCTGGACCATTATCTGCAATGGAGATGGTAATGCGATCGCCTTCGTCCACTTGGGTGCGAATACGGATGGTGGGGGATGTGGCAGGGATGGAGGACAAGGGAGACTTGGACAGCGCTTTACCATTCGATCGCTCGTTGTTGCTATGTCCCATATCCAGGGCATCGATCGCGTTGGTGATAATATTCATAAATACTTGGTTGAGTGGACCAACATAGCAATCCACTTTGGGCAAATTTCCATATTCTTTGACGATGACAATTTCTCGCCGTCCCGGATGGCCTTTGAGTCGATGTTGTAAAATCAGCAGGGTACTATCCAGTCCTTCGTGAATATCGACCCGCTTGCGATCGGCTTCATCGAGGCGAGAAAAGTTGCGTAAGGATAAGACAATTGACCGGATGCGATCGGCTCCAATCTGCATGGAAGCAATCATTTTAGGCAGGTCACTGACTAAAAAATCTAAATCGATATCTTCGATTTTATCCTCAATTTCAGGAACATTTTGATTGAAATGGGTTTGATACAAATCAATCAGTTCTAAGAGGTCCTGAATATACTGGGTTGCATGGGAAAGGTTCCCATAAATAAAGTTAACAGGGTTGTTAATTTCATGGGCAACCCCGGCGACTAATTGTCCTAAACTGGACATTTTTTCCGATTGGATGAGTTGGAATTGGGTTTGTTGTAGCGATCGCATAGCCGCTTCTAATTCCTGGGCTTGCTGTCGAAATTGAGCCTCTGACTCGCGCAAGGCGGCCTCAACTCGCTGGCGATCGCAGATATCTTGTTGGAGTTTGGCATTCGTTGCTCGCAGTTCCGATGTCCGTTCTTCTACCAATTTTTGTAAATTATCATGGGCGGTTTGCAGGGCCATTTCAGCCCGTTTGCGCTCCTCAATTTCCCGTTGCAATTGCTCATTGGTTTCTTTTAATTCTTTGGTGCGATTTTCCACCACTTCTTGTAAACTTTCAATTGCTCCATACATTTCCGTCGGATGTAAGGCTTGCAATAAACTGGTTTGGGAAACCAGTCCCAAGAGATCTCCTTGGACACTACAAACCACTAACCGGCGCACTCGTCGGCGCTGCATTTCTTCATGAGCAAACCACACGGAATCCTGGGGACTGAGGGAAAATAATGGGGAACTCATGACATCTTTAGCCTGCATTTTTCCTAAGTCTAATTGCAAGGCTTGAAATTGAACTAAATCTCGTTCTGTGACAATTCCTACAGGAATTTTGGCGGGGGGGTAGGGGGTATCGGGGTTGGGGGAGTTTTCACAAATGACAACGCAACTCACCCGGCGATCGGCCATTAATTTAGCTAACTCAAGCACAGAAGCGTTTAGGGGGGCTTGAATGACGTTAGGACTCATGATGTCTTT contains the following coding sequences:
- a CDS encoding CBS domain-containing protein codes for the protein MPEPYHSANSSMSINHSLMYSAALERAIDPNPPIVAPETSLEEVLALMSHVRSSCPLPSFTDSIETNIWQSVRASCVLVLDGAPTVSEQLNAIRETGKLPDRSERILASQVGIFTERDIVKMTAAGVDLKTVKVSTVMTAPVVTLTQSQSHDIFTILSVFRQHQIRHLPLIDNRGYILGILTPETIRQALQPVRLLTQLREVKDIMSPNVIQAPLNASVLELAKLMADRRVSCVVICENSPNPDTPYPPAKIPVGIVTERDLVQFQALQLDLGKMQAKDVMSSPLFSLSPQDSVWFAHEEMQRRRVRRLVVCSVQGDLLGLVSQTSLLQALHPTEMYGAIESLQEVVENRTKELKETNEQLQREIEERKRAEMALQTAHDNLQKLVEERTSELRATNAKLQQDICDRQRVEAALRESEAQFRQQAQELEAAMRSLQQTQFQLIQSEKMSSLGQLVAGVAHEINNPVNFIYGNLSHATQYIQDLLELIDLYQTHFNQNVPEIEDKIEDIDLDFLVSDLPKMIASMQIGADRIRSIVLSLRNFSRLDEADRKRVDIHEGLDSTLLILQHRLKGHPGRREIVIVKEYGNLPKVDCYVGPLNQVFMNIITNAIDALDMGHSNNERSNGKALSKSPLSSIPATSPTIRIRTQVDEGDRITISIADNGPGMTETVRRRLFEPFFTTKPVGSATGLGLSISYQIVVEKHKGQLHCSSTPGYGTEFRIEIPPFQPHYEPPLFDAPSQNIPYHDS